A section of the Paramisgurnus dabryanus chromosome 4, PD_genome_1.1, whole genome shotgun sequence genome encodes:
- the LOC135746749 gene encoding uncharacterized protein isoform X1 translates to MEWRIIFAVLCLFAASYVTAQNPAPSNGTAQNATAQNATSPNATAPNATAPNATAPNATAPNATAPNATAPNATAPNATAPNATAPNATAPNATAPNATAPNATAPNATAPNATAPSANSTTPVEMNLSFSISDTFKNVYSDLSNPETVNFINSITSQIEPFYRKQFPKFLKMRVKNLRSGSIVVDSALQFDSNSTAPNVSDVKQVLTDAAASGNLTIKISNDTINVTAPATPAAPNATTPNVTTNTTSNGTSPNVTANSTTPLEFNISFSIVETFKAVYSDMSAPETLTLIKNITTQIEPVYKARFSKFIRMVIKKFSNGSIVTDASLQFDNNGTAPNVSEVKQVLIDAIANGNLTIKISNDTINVTAPATVTPVTPTNATNTTSNTAVFNLVFSIVDTFNDTLSNMSSSDATTLKTKIISQFGSVFRKRFTNYLQMLIQKFSKGSIVTNSSLEFNSTGLAVTAQNVVDTIISGIQNGNFTFNIDRKSIKVTDSSGNMASSSSRVITSMLTVLLMSLASLLLSGVINL, encoded by the exons ATGGAGTGGAGGATTATATTTGCTGTTCTGTGCCTATTTG CAGCTTCATATGTAACGGCTCAAAATCCAGCACCTTCTAATGGAACGGCCCAAAATGCAACGGCCCAAAATGCAACATCTCCAAATGCAACGGCTCCAAATGCAACGGCTCCAAATGCAACGGCTCCAAATGCAACGGCCCCAAATGCAACGGCCCCAAATGCAACGGCCCCAAATGCAACGGCTCCAAATGCAACGGCTCCAAATGCAACGGCTCCAAATGCAACTGCTCCAAATGCAACGGCCCCAAATGCAACGGCTCCAAATGCAACAGCCCCAAATGCAACGGCTCCAAATGCAACGGCTCCATCTGCCAATAGCACTACTCCAGTAGAGATGAACTTAAGTTTCAGCATTTCTGACACTTTCAAGAACGTTTACTCCGACTTGAGTAATCCAGAAACCGTAAATTTCATAAACAGCATTACCAGTCAG ATTGAGCCATTTTACAGGAAGCAATTTCCAAAGTTTCTCAAGATGCGTGTTAAGAACCTCAG GAGTGGCTCTATTGTGGTAGATTCTGCCCTTCAATTTGATAGCAATAGCACTGCTCCTAATGTGTCAGACGTGAAGCAAGTCCTTACTGATGCAGCTGCAAGTGGAAACCTGACCATCAAAATCAGCAATGACACCATCAACGTTACGGCACCTGCCACACCTG CAGCCCCGAATGCAACAACCCCGAATGTAACCACAAATACGACCTCAAATGGGACATCTCCAAATGTAACTGCCAATAGCACTACTCCATTAGAGTTTAACATAAGTTTCAGCATTGTTGAGACTTTCAAGGCCGTCTACTCCGACATGAGTGCTCCAGAAACCCTAACTCTCATAAAGAACATCACCACTCAG ATTGAGCCAGTTTACAAGGCGCGTTTTTCAAAGTTTATCCGGATGGTTATTAAGAAATTCAG CAATGGCTCTATTGTGACAGATGCAAGCCTTCAATTTGACAACAATGGCACTGCTCCTAATGTGTCAGAAGTGAAGCAAGTCCTTATCGATGCAATTGCCAATGGAAACCTGACCATCAAAATCAGCAATGACACCATCAACGTTACGGCACCTGCAACTG TAACACCCGTGACACCTACTAACGCCACAAATACTACCTCAAATACTGCAGTGTTTAATTTAGTATTCAGCATTGTGGACACCTTCAATGATACCTTGTCAAATATGTCCTCATCTGATGCTACAactctaaaaacaaaaatcATCAGTCAG TTTGGTAGTGTTTTCAGGAAACGTTTTACAAACTATCTGCAAATGCTAATTCAGAAATTCAG CAAAGGCTCCATTGTGACGAACAGTTCACTTGAGTTTAACAGCACTGGCCTTGCAGTTACAGCACAGAATGTGGTCGACACAATTATCTCAGGAATTCAAAATGGAAATTTCACCTTCAATATCGATCGGAAATCCATCAAAGTTACAGACTCATCAGGAAACATGG CGTCCTCCAGTTCTCGAGTGATCACTAGTATGCTCACAGTTCTGTTGATGAGTCTAGCATCACTTCTGCTGTCAGGAGTGATCAACCTATAA
- the LOC135746749 gene encoding uncharacterized protein isoform X2 translates to MEWRIIFAVLCLFAASYVTAQNPAPSNGTAQNATAQNATSPNATAPNATAPNATAPNATAPNATAPNATAPNATAPNATAPNATAPNATAPNATAPNATAPNATAPNATAPNATAPSANSTTPVEMNLSFSISDTFKNVYSDLSNPETVNFINSITSQIEPFYRKQFPKFLKMRVKNLRSGSIVVDSALQFDSNSTAPNVSDVKQVLTDAAASGNLTIKISNDTINVTAPATPAPNATTPNVTTNTTSNGTSPNVTANSTTPLEFNISFSIVETFKAVYSDMSAPETLTLIKNITTQIEPVYKARFSKFIRMVIKKFSNGSIVTDASLQFDNNGTAPNVSEVKQVLIDAIANGNLTIKISNDTINVTAPATVTPVTPTNATNTTSNTAVFNLVFSIVDTFNDTLSNMSSSDATTLKTKIISQFGSVFRKRFTNYLQMLIQKFSKGSIVTNSSLEFNSTGLAVTAQNVVDTIISGIQNGNFTFNIDRKSIKVTDSSGNMASSSSRVITSMLTVLLMSLASLLLSGVINL, encoded by the exons ATGGAGTGGAGGATTATATTTGCTGTTCTGTGCCTATTTG CAGCTTCATATGTAACGGCTCAAAATCCAGCACCTTCTAATGGAACGGCCCAAAATGCAACGGCCCAAAATGCAACATCTCCAAATGCAACGGCTCCAAATGCAACGGCTCCAAATGCAACGGCTCCAAATGCAACGGCCCCAAATGCAACGGCCCCAAATGCAACGGCCCCAAATGCAACGGCTCCAAATGCAACGGCTCCAAATGCAACGGCTCCAAATGCAACTGCTCCAAATGCAACGGCCCCAAATGCAACGGCTCCAAATGCAACAGCCCCAAATGCAACGGCTCCAAATGCAACGGCTCCATCTGCCAATAGCACTACTCCAGTAGAGATGAACTTAAGTTTCAGCATTTCTGACACTTTCAAGAACGTTTACTCCGACTTGAGTAATCCAGAAACCGTAAATTTCATAAACAGCATTACCAGTCAG ATTGAGCCATTTTACAGGAAGCAATTTCCAAAGTTTCTCAAGATGCGTGTTAAGAACCTCAG GAGTGGCTCTATTGTGGTAGATTCTGCCCTTCAATTTGATAGCAATAGCACTGCTCCTAATGTGTCAGACGTGAAGCAAGTCCTTACTGATGCAGCTGCAAGTGGAAACCTGACCATCAAAATCAGCAATGACACCATCAACGTTACGGCACCTGCCACACCTG CCCCGAATGCAACAACCCCGAATGTAACCACAAATACGACCTCAAATGGGACATCTCCAAATGTAACTGCCAATAGCACTACTCCATTAGAGTTTAACATAAGTTTCAGCATTGTTGAGACTTTCAAGGCCGTCTACTCCGACATGAGTGCTCCAGAAACCCTAACTCTCATAAAGAACATCACCACTCAG ATTGAGCCAGTTTACAAGGCGCGTTTTTCAAAGTTTATCCGGATGGTTATTAAGAAATTCAG CAATGGCTCTATTGTGACAGATGCAAGCCTTCAATTTGACAACAATGGCACTGCTCCTAATGTGTCAGAAGTGAAGCAAGTCCTTATCGATGCAATTGCCAATGGAAACCTGACCATCAAAATCAGCAATGACACCATCAACGTTACGGCACCTGCAACTG TAACACCCGTGACACCTACTAACGCCACAAATACTACCTCAAATACTGCAGTGTTTAATTTAGTATTCAGCATTGTGGACACCTTCAATGATACCTTGTCAAATATGTCCTCATCTGATGCTACAactctaaaaacaaaaatcATCAGTCAG TTTGGTAGTGTTTTCAGGAAACGTTTTACAAACTATCTGCAAATGCTAATTCAGAAATTCAG CAAAGGCTCCATTGTGACGAACAGTTCACTTGAGTTTAACAGCACTGGCCTTGCAGTTACAGCACAGAATGTGGTCGACACAATTATCTCAGGAATTCAAAATGGAAATTTCACCTTCAATATCGATCGGAAATCCATCAAAGTTACAGACTCATCAGGAAACATGG CGTCCTCCAGTTCTCGAGTGATCACTAGTATGCTCACAGTTCTGTTGATGAGTCTAGCATCACTTCTGCTGTCAGGAGTGATCAACCTATAA